A region from the Silene latifolia isolate original U9 population chromosome 7, ASM4854445v1, whole genome shotgun sequence genome encodes:
- the LOC141589778 gene encoding uncharacterized protein LOC141589778 yields MRAMRDPAFSDFVLRVGDGSPPYENGKDIKLPRPIVISETEENVLIDRLIAAVYPDIHLITANPSLITGRGEAFTYKSFDEAADVAMEQYPTKFLNTLQPSGLPPHELVLKRNCPVILLRNLDPTSGLYNGTQLICRAFARNVIDAEIVVEHHKGQRVFIARIPLQPSPTDKFPFHFIRKQFPIKLSFAMTINKSQGHTLNRVGIYLPRLVFSHGQLYVALSRATQSSDITVVVLPHCALTDSWRRSRNIGTEMPDVIFQEDIGDFKDILHEGHQYEIKNPFVKMIPEQFKFGNQNYQIQLRGGLHIIDLGPTETRRTYWVPVNSANENLERNDKIDLLGIAIYVQPLRQASSTLTGNE; encoded by the exons ATGCGAGCTATGCGTGATCCTGCTTTTAGCGACTTCGTTCTACGCGTCGGTGATGGTTCTCCTCCTTACGAAAATGGAAAAGATATCAAATTACCAAGACCGATTGTTATATCTGAAACAGAAGAAAATGTGCTAATTGATCGACTTATTGCTGCAGTTTATCCTGATATACATCTTATTACTGCAAATCCATCGTTGATTACTGGAAGA GGCGAAGCATTTACCTACAAAAGCTTCGATGAGGCTGCAGATGTTGCAATGGAACAGTATCCGACAAAATTTCTTAATACACTACAGCCTAGCGGTCTTCCACCACATGAATTGGTCCTTAAAAGAAACTGTCCTGTTATTTTGTTGAGAAACTTAGATCCTACTTCTGGCCTTTATAATGGCACACAACTTATTTGCAGAGCCTTTGCTAGAAATGTTATAGATGCTGAAATTGTTGTGGAACATCACAAGGGACAAAGAGTTTTCATAGCGAGAATTCCACTGCAACCATCTCCTACCGATAAGTTTCCTTTTCACTTCATAAGAAAACAATTTCCTATTAAATTAAGTTTTGCGATGACTATTAATAAATCGCAGGGACATACACTTAATAGAGTAGGCATATATCTACCTCGTCTTGTTTTCTCGCACGGTCAACTATATGTAGCACTTTCCAGAGCAACACAAAGCTCAGACATCACGGTTGTCGTCCTGCCGCATTGTGCTTTAACTGATAGTTGGAGACGTTCTAGGAATATT GGAACAGAAATGCCCGATGTAATATTTCAGGAAGATATTGGTGACTTTAAAGATATTTTACACGAAGGCCACCAATATGAAATTAAAAATCCTTTTGTCAAAATGATTCCTGAACAATTTAAATTCGGCAATCAAAATTACCAAATTCAATTAAGAGGAGGTTTGCATATAATTGACCTAGGTCCTACGGAAACTAGAAGAACGTATTGGGTACCAGTGAATTCTGCAAATGAAAATCTCGAACGCAATGACAAAATTG ATTTATTAGGTATTGCAATTTATGTTCAACCCCTGAGACAAGCTTCAAGTACATTAACCGGCAACGAATAG
- the LOC141589779 gene encoding uncharacterized protein LOC141589779: MTAYSVCVTVRGSQLNNRWVVPYNPYLLAKYDCHLNVEICSTFKAVKYMYKYVYKGHDRVSFATLLYNQLPEFYVWHNRRKDKFWSRREKGFALGRLVYANPSEGERNYLRLLLSNIRGPKSFEDLRSVNGVLCGSFRESAYKRGLLEADNSIEHCLEEAVRYQMPSAFRRLFTTLLIYCKPKNPRLMWDKYYDSLLEDYAYNFPTQQHKVLQLTLANICCILESMGNSFNTFDFGNLKLDNIYLCHLKTKEIEEELNIPVSSEDIQVVNMLNDEQRIKGIICAAVASSGIAAANLAGGRTANYRFKIPLDIEQNQRSQISKQSSLAELIRACKLII, encoded by the exons ATGACGGCGTACAGTGTTTGTGTAACTGTTCGTGGATCCCAACTTAACAATCGATGGGTTGTTCCTTACAATCCGTATTTGTTAGCGAAGTACGACTGCCATCTAAACGTGGAGATATGTTCAACATTTAAAGCAGTAAAGTATATGTACAAGTACGTATACAAGGGACACGATCGCGTATCATTTGCT ACGTTGTTATATAATCAGCTTCCAGAATTTTATGTTTGGCATAATCGAAGGAAGGACAAATTTTGGAGTCGCCGAGAAAAAGGATTTGCCCTAGGCCGCTTGGTTTATGCAAATCCTTCTGAAGGAGAACGAAATTACTTACGTCTTCTACTCTCAAACATTCGTGGGCCCAAGTCTTTTGAAGATCTCCGTTCAGTAAATGGTGTCCTTTGTGGTTCTTTTAGAGAATCTGCGTATAAGCGTGGTTTGCTTGAAGCAGACAACTCTATTGAACATTGCTTAGAGGAGGCTGTTAGATATCAGATGCCATCAGCGTTTCGCAGATTGTTTACAACTTTGCTCATTTACTGTAAGCCCAAAAATCCTAGATTGATGTGGGATAAATACTATGATTCGCTATTAGAGGACTACGCATACaattttcctactcaacaacataaGGTATTACAGCTTACTCTTGCAAATATTTGTTGCATACTTGAATCAATGGGTAATAGTTTCAAtacctttgattttggcaatcTCAAACTCGATAACATTTATTTATGCCATTTAAAAACGAAAGAAATTGAGGAAGAGCTTAATATTCCAGTAAGTTCTGAAGACATACAAGTTGTAAACATGTTAAACGATGAACAACG AATTAAAGGAATTATTTGTGCTGCTGTTGCGAGTTCTGGTATTGCAGCTGCTAATCTCGCAGGTGGTAGAACTGCAAACTATCGATTCAAGATTCCTCTTGATATAGAACAAAACCAGCGTTCTCAAATCTCTAAACAAAGTTCTTTGGCAGAACTCATCCGTGCATGTAAGTTAATCATTTAG